The following coding sequences are from one Hymenobacter sp. DG25A window:
- a CDS encoding zinc metallopeptidase, with amino-acid sequence MYSTSPIYLVVIGAMIVSWLIQWRLRSKFAKYAQIGLKSGLTGRQIAELMLADHGITDVKVISTEGRLSDHYNPADKTVNLSESVYAERSAAAAAVAAHECGHAVQHATAYSMLQFRSAMVPALSAVSRFMPFILLAGVLMLRTTLIPLGVGIALFSLTTLFSFVTLPVEFDASRRALAWIDKRGIVTSQEHAMAKDALWWAAMTYVVAAISSLATLLYYVSIFMGSRDRR; translated from the coding sequence ATGTACTCTACAAGCCCAATATACCTGGTCGTTATCGGGGCCATGATCGTTAGCTGGCTGATCCAGTGGCGCCTGCGCAGCAAGTTTGCCAAGTATGCCCAGATTGGTCTGAAATCAGGCCTCACGGGCCGGCAGATTGCCGAGCTCATGCTGGCCGACCACGGCATTACCGACGTCAAAGTCATCAGCACGGAAGGTCGCCTTTCCGACCATTACAACCCCGCCGATAAGACCGTTAACCTCTCCGAGTCGGTGTACGCGGAGCGCAGTGCCGCCGCTGCTGCCGTAGCGGCGCACGAATGCGGCCACGCCGTGCAGCACGCCACGGCCTACAGCATGCTGCAGTTCCGCTCGGCCATGGTGCCAGCCCTGAGCGCGGTGTCCCGCTTTATGCCCTTCATTCTCCTGGCGGGGGTGTTGATGCTGCGTACCACGCTGATTCCGCTGGGCGTGGGCATAGCACTGTTCTCGCTGACCACGCTGTTCTCCTTTGTTACCCTGCCCGTGGAGTTTGATGCTTCCCGCCGGGCCCTGGCTTGGATTGACAAGCGCGGTATTGTAACCTCCCAGGAGCACGCCATGGCGAAAGATGCCCTCTGGTGGGCGGCCATGACGTATGTGGTAGCCGCTATCAGCTCCCTGGCCACTCTGCTTTACTACGTAAGCATTTTTATGGGCAGCCGCGACCGGCGCTAA
- the rfaE2 gene encoding D-glycero-beta-D-manno-heptose 1-phosphate adenylyltransferase, translating to MWSKEKIFSREALRPVLEQWRQQGRRVVFTNGCFDLLHLGHVDYLEKARHLGDALVVGLNTDASVSRLKPGRPLQDEMSRARILASLLFVDAVILFDEPTPLELIQWVQPDILVKGDDYAISGIVGHEEVLQRGGQVLTVPLVAGYSTTRIVERIRQHLTP from the coding sequence ATGTGGAGTAAAGAAAAAATCTTCAGCCGCGAGGCCCTGCGGCCCGTGCTGGAACAGTGGCGCCAGCAGGGCCGCCGCGTGGTATTTACCAACGGCTGCTTCGACCTGTTGCACCTCGGCCACGTCGATTACCTGGAGAAAGCGCGGCACCTGGGCGATGCCCTGGTGGTGGGGTTAAACACCGATGCCTCCGTGAGCCGGCTGAAGCCAGGCCGGCCGTTGCAGGACGAAATGTCACGGGCCCGCATTCTGGCTTCCCTTTTGTTTGTGGATGCGGTAATACTCTTCGATGAGCCTACGCCGCTGGAACTCATTCAATGGGTGCAGCCTGATATCCTGGTAAAGGGGGATGACTACGCCATCAGTGGAATTGTAGGCCATGAGGAAGTGTTACAAAGAGGCGGACAGGTGCTCACCGTACCGCTGGTAGCTGGCTACAGCACCACGCGTATTGTAGAGCGCATCCGCCAACATCTTACTCCCTAA
- a CDS encoding lysylphosphatidylglycerol synthase transmembrane domain-containing protein — MKKLLNILKYVLLLAFSALLMRYAVRDQDLSKVGRYMREANYFWMGITVLLSALGYFSRAYRWKMQLDATKHKPGYWDVYHAMMVGYLANLVLPRMGEVVRCSILRRTGGIPVQVALGAVITERVIDVLVLFSLLGATLLLDFNKFWAFVLSLFSDKYNTLAQSRDIIIAAVSIVGVLVLIGGYLLYRNVERLRQLALFNKLEGFVRGLMEGVFSIRKLDSKGLFLLHTAFTWLVYYLMDYLAFFAFPETHNLSMAAGLAVLTFGAFGMATPVQGGIGAFHLMVQSTLLVYGVSKEAGIAYALVVHGTQTLLVVLMGGISFVVSMIKSGRAKRAIAAAVPDAATPAYVE; from the coding sequence GTGAAAAAACTGCTCAATATTCTGAAGTATGTGCTGCTGCTGGCTTTCTCCGCCCTGCTGATGCGGTACGCCGTGCGCGACCAGGACCTGAGCAAGGTAGGGCGTTACATGCGCGAGGCCAATTACTTCTGGATGGGCATCACGGTCCTGCTCTCGGCGCTGGGCTACTTCAGCCGCGCCTACCGCTGGAAAATGCAGCTGGATGCCACTAAGCACAAGCCCGGCTATTGGGATGTATACCACGCCATGATGGTGGGCTACCTGGCCAACCTGGTGCTGCCGCGTATGGGCGAGGTAGTGCGGTGCTCCATCCTGCGGCGTACCGGCGGCATTCCGGTGCAGGTGGCCCTGGGCGCCGTGATTACCGAGCGGGTAATTGATGTGCTGGTGCTGTTTTCCTTGTTGGGCGCTACGCTTCTGCTGGATTTCAATAAATTCTGGGCCTTTGTACTGAGCTTGTTCTCGGATAAGTATAATACGCTGGCTCAAAGCCGGGATATCATTATTGCGGCGGTTAGTATTGTCGGGGTGCTGGTGCTCATTGGCGGTTATCTGCTGTACCGGAATGTGGAGCGGCTGCGGCAACTGGCCTTGTTTAACAAGCTGGAAGGCTTCGTGCGCGGGCTTATGGAGGGCGTATTCAGCATCCGCAAACTGGATAGCAAAGGCCTGTTCCTGCTGCATACGGCCTTTACCTGGCTGGTCTATTATCTCATGGACTATCTGGCATTTTTCGCCTTTCCGGAAACCCATAACCTGAGTATGGCTGCCGGTCTGGCAGTCCTCACGTTTGGGGCGTTTGGCATGGCCACGCCGGTGCAGGGCGGCATTGGGGCCTTTCACCTGATGGTGCAAAGCACCCTGCTGGTTTATGGCGTGTCGAAGGAAGCCGGTATTGCGTATGCGCTGGTAGTGCATGGCACCCAAACGCTGCTGGTAGTGCTCATGGGTGGTATCAGCTTTGTAGTCAGCATGATCAAGTCGGGTAGGGCAAAACGCGCCATAGCGGCGGCAGTGCCCGATGCCGCCACCCCCGCCTATGTGGAGTAA
- the panD gene encoding aspartate 1-decarboxylase, with amino-acid sequence MQIEVLKSKIHRAKVTQAELHYVGSVTIDEDLLDAANMVENEKVTIVNVNNGERFETYTIRGERGSGMICLNGPAARRVAVGDIVIIFSYCLIDFAIARQHQPTLVFPDQHNRLV; translated from the coding sequence ATGCAAATCGAGGTTCTCAAGTCCAAAATTCACCGGGCCAAAGTCACGCAGGCTGAGCTACACTACGTAGGCAGCGTTACGATTGATGAGGACCTGCTGGATGCCGCCAACATGGTGGAAAACGAGAAAGTGACCATTGTGAACGTGAACAATGGGGAGCGGTTTGAAACCTACACTATCCGTGGCGAGCGGGGCTCCGGCATGATTTGCCTGAACGGCCCGGCTGCCCGCCGTGTCGCCGTGGGCGACATCGTGATTATCTTCTCCTACTGCCTCATTGATTTTGCCATTGCCCGCCAGCATCAGCCCACGCTGGTGTTTCCGGACCAGCATAACCGGCTGGTATAA
- the panC gene encoding pantoate--beta-alanine ligase: protein MEILQTAAGLQARTEGWRQNGQRIGLVPTMGALHEGHLQLVRAAARENDVVVVSIFVNPTQFNNPEDFRLYPRLPEADATLLQDTGCTVLFAPSVEEMYPQPTVMRFDFGALEQVMEGAHRPGHFNGVATVVSKLFHLSRPHRAYFGQKDLQQVAVIRQMVADLSFDLEPVAFPTVREADGLAMSSRNRRLSPEARAVAPRLYQALELASRLLQQQATVAEVQQQVKAFLQQHPEIELEYFDISNARTLQPLEDGTAPAGQVALCLAAWLGGVRLIDNVVVNLA from the coding sequence ATGGAGATTCTGCAAACCGCTGCCGGGTTGCAAGCGCGCACCGAAGGGTGGCGCCAGAACGGGCAGCGCATTGGGCTGGTGCCCACGATGGGCGCGCTGCACGAAGGCCACCTGCAACTGGTTAGAGCGGCCGCCCGGGAGAATGATGTCGTCGTGGTCAGCATTTTTGTCAACCCCACCCAGTTCAACAACCCGGAAGACTTCCGGCTGTACCCGCGCCTGCCTGAAGCTGATGCAACCCTGCTGCAGGATACCGGCTGCACCGTGCTGTTCGCGCCCTCCGTGGAGGAAATGTATCCTCAGCCCACCGTCATGCGCTTTGACTTTGGCGCCCTAGAGCAGGTGATGGAAGGTGCCCACCGCCCGGGGCACTTCAACGGGGTGGCCACTGTAGTGAGCAAGCTGTTTCACCTGAGCCGGCCGCACCGTGCCTATTTTGGGCAGAAAGATTTGCAGCAGGTAGCCGTTATCCGCCAGATGGTGGCCGATCTGAGCTTTGATCTGGAGCCGGTTGCCTTCCCCACCGTGCGTGAAGCTGATGGGCTGGCCATGTCCTCCCGCAACCGGCGCCTTTCGCCGGAGGCCCGGGCGGTGGCTCCGCGCCTGTACCAAGCCCTGGAGCTGGCCAGCCGCTTGCTGCAGCAGCAGGCCACGGTGGCCGAGGTGCAGCAACAGGTAAAGGCTTTTCTGCAGCAGCACCCGGAAATTGAGCTGGAGTACTTTGATATCAGCAACGCTCGCACCCTGCAACCGCTGGAAGACGGCACCGCGCCGGCCGGCCAGGTGGCTTTGTGCCTGGCGGCATGGCTGGGCGGCGTGCGGCTGATTGATAACGTGGTAGTGAACCTGGCGTAA
- a CDS encoding glycogen/starch synthase, which translates to MSKLRILYAATEINPFLQTTKVAEFLRMLPQGMQEMGMEIRIFVPRFGIINERKNRLHEVVRLSGINIAVGEEEKPLIIKVASIPNAKLQVYFIDNEDYFHRKSVLVDKNNQFHPDNDERAIFFCKGVLETVKKLGWAPDIVHCNDWMTGLIPMYLKTTYKKDPIFKDSKSIFTVYNNEFAHKFEGDIIEKAKMLDIDDEMLTHLKSADFGGFIKIGMEYADSVIKSDEDFSDNLNALFNEYSQKRSIGQVAADDNLLTSYYALYNELAS; encoded by the coding sequence ATGTCTAAGCTGAGAATACTCTATGCTGCCACGGAGATTAATCCGTTTTTGCAGACGACCAAGGTAGCGGAGTTTCTGCGGATGTTGCCCCAGGGAATGCAGGAAATGGGGATGGAAATCCGAATTTTCGTTCCTCGTTTCGGTATTATCAACGAGCGGAAGAATCGTCTGCACGAAGTTGTACGTCTGTCCGGCATCAACATTGCCGTGGGTGAGGAGGAAAAGCCCCTGATTATCAAGGTGGCGTCGATTCCGAATGCCAAGTTGCAGGTTTATTTTATCGACAACGAAGATTATTTTCACCGCAAGTCAGTACTGGTCGATAAAAACAACCAGTTCCACCCGGATAATGATGAGCGCGCCATCTTCTTTTGCAAGGGTGTGCTGGAAACCGTGAAGAAACTGGGCTGGGCGCCGGATATCGTTCATTGCAACGACTGGATGACGGGCCTGATTCCGATGTACCTGAAAACGACCTACAAGAAGGATCCGATTTTCAAGGACTCCAAGTCGATTTTCACGGTCTACAACAATGAATTCGCCCACAAATTTGAAGGCGACATTATTGAGAAGGCCAAGATGTTGGACATTGATGATGAGATGCTTACGCATCTGAAGTCTGCTGATTTCGGCGGTTTCATCAAAATCGGCATGGAGTATGCTGACTCGGTCATCAAATCGGACGAAGACTTCAGCGATAATCTGAATGCACTTTTCAACGAGTATTCCCAGAAGCGCAGCATTGGCCAAGTAGCGGCCGATGATAATCTGCTTACCTCTTACTACGCTCTTTATAATGAATTGGCCAGCTAG